GAAAACAGTGTATAAGTAATGGTTAAGCTGATAGCTGATAGCCGAAAGCTAAGAGCTGATGGCCCATCCGGAAATTACTGATTTTTGGATGGAAGCTGAATAATTGACTGTCTACTATAGAGGTAGGCCGCACAAGTAAGCGATACTGAGGAGAGTGAGCGATGGCAAAAGCGAAATTTGAGCGGACGAAGCCGCACGTAAACATTGGCACCATAGGTCATGTTGATCATGGCAAGACGACTTTAACCGCAGCGATCACCAAAGTTCTGGCACTGAAAGGCCAGGCGAAGTATACGGCCTTTGATGAGATTGACCGGGCGCCGGAAGAGCGTGAGCGGGGAATTACCATAGCCACGGCCCATGTTGAGTATGAGACGGATAACCGCCACT
The nucleotide sequence above comes from Pseudomonadota bacterium. Encoded proteins:
- a CDS encoding GTP-binding protein yields the protein MAKAKFERTKPHVNIGTIGHVDHGKTTLTAAITKVLALKGQAKYTAFDEIDRAPEERERGITIATAHVEYETDNRH